A window of Dromaius novaehollandiae isolate bDroNov1 chromosome 35, bDroNov1.hap1, whole genome shotgun sequence contains these coding sequences:
- the FRMD8 gene encoding FERM domain-containing protein 8 isoform X3, which translates to MEGEGPPAPPGGARRGSGAGPDVLVFLADGAAVPLALEHPPGATAAELLRLLRDALRLPEANADALALWLVSPLLEVQLKPKHQPFRLCRQWPELLLRFSDASDSAVAQDEPCLQLRRNVFFSKKKELQVRLLPGGHRPPARGAAEPGGPPGRERRRGAGGRQHHRPPRAARAADAGLPRAVLGAGGRRGAGRRRGAGGRRGAGGGRGAAPAVARVRRRPRGLPRQPAAARPLPPGGAHERPHRVLHRAGGGRRPRPPPGPAAAPGQRHPPPAPAAQHHRLRRRRAGAAAGEAPPAHGLLLRAPVLARGGHARGGRARGHLHARAGGGRAGAGLSPPPPGPRRPGPPRTHVLWTGPANKRGRGCGALLTAPVWLRHGCVTPVS; encoded by the exons ATGGAGGGGgaggggccgcccgcgccccccggcggagcccggcgcgggagcggggccg ggccggACGTGCTGGTGTTCCTGGCGGACGGGGCGGCGGTGCCGCTGGCGCTGGAGCACCCGCCCGGGGCGACGGCCGCcgagctgctgcggctgctgcgcGACGCCCTGCGCCTGCCCGAGGCCAACGCCGACGCCCTGGCGCTCTGGCTCGTCTCGCCCCTCCTCG aggTGCAGCTCAAGCCCAAGCACCAGCCCTTCCGCCTCTGCCGCCAGTGGCCGGAGCTGCTGCTGCGCTTCAGCGACGCTTCCGACAGCGCCGTCGCCCAGG atGAGCCGTGTCTGCAGCTGCGCAGGAACGTTTTCTTCTCCAAGAAGAAGGAGCTGCAG gTGCGCCTTCTTCCCGGGGGCCATCgaccgcccgcccggggggctgctgagccgggggggccgccgggccgtGAGcgtcgccgtggggctggagggcGTCAGCATCATCGACCCCCGCGAGcag CACGTGCTGCTGACGCTGGCCTTCCCcgagctgtgctgggagctggtgggcgccgtggggccgggcgacGCCGTGGGGCCGGCggacgccgtggggcaggaggaggccgtGGGGCCGCCCCAGCTGTGGCTCGAGTTCGACGGCGACCACGAGGGCTCCCCCGTCAACCGGCTGCTGCGCGTCCTCTCCCCCCAG GCGGAGCTCATGAGCGCCCTCATCGAGTGCTGCATCGCGCTGGGGGGGGGcgacggccccggccccccccgggccccgctgcgGCGCCAGGACAGCGTCACCCGCCCCCGGCTCCAGCGGCTCAACACCATCGACTACGTCGACGACG ggcaggagctgcgGCGGGTGAAGCCCCCCCGGCGCACGGCCTCCTTCTTCGGGCGCCAGTTCTCGCACGGGGGGGCCACGCACGGGGGGGCCGCGCACGGGGGCACCTACACGCccgtgccggggggggccgcgctggagcagggctgagccccccccccccggggcccaggcgtccgggccccccccgcaCACACGTGCTTTGGACCGGCCCCGCTAATAAACGGGGACGCGGCTGCGGCGCCCTGCTCACGGCTCCCGTGTGGCTGCGTCACGGCTGCGTCACGCCTGTGTCGTGA
- the FRMD8 gene encoding FERM domain-containing protein 8 isoform X2, producing the protein MEGEGPPAPPGGARRGSGAGPDVLVFLADGAAVPLALEHPPGATAAELLRLLRDALRLPEANADALALWLVSPLLEVQLKPKHQPFRLCRQWPELLLRFSDASDSAVAQDEPCLQLRRNVFFSKKKELQAAAGPGGAGAAGRPGAAGGPAPGGPRGAGAGAAASLPRRPRPRRRPPRPLPRLPAPLPPAALLRVRLLPGGHRPPARGAAEPGGPPGRERRRGAGGRQHHRPPRAARAADAGLPRAVLGAGGRRGAGRRRGAGGRRGAGGGRGAAPAVARVRRRPRGLPRQPAAARPLPPGGAHERPHRVLHRAGGGRRPRPPPGPAAAPGQRHPPPAPAAQHHRLRRRRAGAAAGEAPPAHGLLLRAPVLARGGHARGGRARGHLHARAGGGRAGAGLSPPPPGPRRPGPPRTHVLWTGPANKRGRGCGALLTAPVWLRHGCVTPVS; encoded by the exons ATGGAGGGGgaggggccgcccgcgccccccggcggagcccggcgcgggagcggggccg ggccggACGTGCTGGTGTTCCTGGCGGACGGGGCGGCGGTGCCGCTGGCGCTGGAGCACCCGCCCGGGGCGACGGCCGCcgagctgctgcggctgctgcgcGACGCCCTGCGCCTGCCCGAGGCCAACGCCGACGCCCTGGCGCTCTGGCTCGTCTCGCCCCTCCTCG aggTGCAGCTCAAGCCCAAGCACCAGCCCTTCCGCCTCTGCCGCCAGTGGCCGGAGCTGCTGCTGCGCTTCAGCGACGCTTCCGACAGCGCCGTCGCCCAGG atGAGCCGTGTCTGCAGCTGCGCAGGAACGTTTTCTTCTCCAAGAAGAAGGAGCTGCAG gcagctgctgggccgggaggtgccggggccgcggggcgcccgggggctgctgggggccctgcgccgggggggccgcggggcgccggagctggggctgctgcgagccttccgcgccgcccccggccccgccgccgccccccccgccctctACCGCGCCTTCCTGCGCCGCTGCCACCAGCTGCCCTACTACGG gTGCGCCTTCTTCCCGGGGGCCATCgaccgcccgcccggggggctgctgagccgggggggccgccgggccgtGAGcgtcgccgtggggctggagggcGTCAGCATCATCGACCCCCGCGAGcag CACGTGCTGCTGACGCTGGCCTTCCCcgagctgtgctgggagctggtgggcgccgtggggccgggcgacGCCGTGGGGCCGGCggacgccgtggggcaggaggaggccgtGGGGCCGCCCCAGCTGTGGCTCGAGTTCGACGGCGACCACGAGGGCTCCCCCGTCAACCGGCTGCTGCGCGTCCTCTCCCCCCAG GCGGAGCTCATGAGCGCCCTCATCGAGTGCTGCATCGCGCTGGGGGGGGGcgacggccccggccccccccgggccccgctgcgGCGCCAGGACAGCGTCACCCGCCCCCGGCTCCAGCGGCTCAACACCATCGACTACGTCGACGACG ggcaggagctgcgGCGGGTGAAGCCCCCCCGGCGCACGGCCTCCTTCTTCGGGCGCCAGTTCTCGCACGGGGGGGCCACGCACGGGGGGGCCGCGCACGGGGGCACCTACACGCccgtgccggggggggccgcgctggagcagggctgagccccccccccccggggcccaggcgtccgggccccccccgcaCACACGTGCTTTGGACCGGCCCCGCTAATAAACGGGGACGCGGCTGCGGCGCCCTGCTCACGGCTCCCGTGTGGCTGCGTCACGGCTGCGTCACGCCTGTGTCGTGA
- the FRMD8 gene encoding FERM domain-containing protein 8 isoform X1 — protein MEGEGPPAPPGGARRGSGAGPDVLVFLADGAAVPLALEHPPGATAAELLRLLRDALRLPEANADALALWLVSPLLEVQLKPKHQPFRLCRQWPELLLRFSDASDSAVAQDEPCLQLRRNVFFSKKKELQLEDEELLRLLYEEARGNLLGGRYPCDPEDREELGALVCRLRLGPFDERRHTAAALRQLLGREVPGPRGARGLLGALRRGGRGAPELGLLRAFRAAPGPAAAPPALYRAFLRRCHQLPYYGCAFFPGAIDRPPGGLLSRGGRRAVSVAVGLEGVSIIDPREQHVLLTLAFPELCWELVGAVGPGDAVGPADAVGQEEAVGPPQLWLEFDGDHEGSPVNRLLRVLSPQAELMSALIECCIALGGGDGPGPPRAPLRRQDSVTRPRLQRLNTIDYVDDGQELRRVKPPRRTASFFGRQFSHGGATHGGAAHGGTYTPVPGGAALEQG, from the exons ATGGAGGGGgaggggccgcccgcgccccccggcggagcccggcgcgggagcggggccg ggccggACGTGCTGGTGTTCCTGGCGGACGGGGCGGCGGTGCCGCTGGCGCTGGAGCACCCGCCCGGGGCGACGGCCGCcgagctgctgcggctgctgcgcGACGCCCTGCGCCTGCCCGAGGCCAACGCCGACGCCCTGGCGCTCTGGCTCGTCTCGCCCCTCCTCG aggTGCAGCTCAAGCCCAAGCACCAGCCCTTCCGCCTCTGCCGCCAGTGGCCGGAGCTGCTGCTGCGCTTCAGCGACGCTTCCGACAGCGCCGTCGCCCAGG atGAGCCGTGTCTGCAGCTGCGCAGGAACGTTTTCTTCTCCAAGAAGAAGGAGCTGCAG CTGGAGGACGaggagctgctgcggctgctgtaCGAGGAGGCGCGCGGGAACCTGCTGGGCGGCCGCTACCCCTGCGACCCCGAGGACCGCGAGGAGCTGGGCGCCCTCGTCTGCCGCCTGCGCCTGGGCCCCTTCGACGAGCGCCGCCACACCGCCGCCGCCCTGCG gcagctgctgggccgggaggtgccggggccgcggggcgcccgggggctgctgggggccctgcgccgggggggccgcggggcgccggagctggggctgctgcgagccttccgcgccgcccccggccccgccgccgccccccccgccctctACCGCGCCTTCCTGCGCCGCTGCCACCAGCTGCCCTACTACGG gTGCGCCTTCTTCCCGGGGGCCATCgaccgcccgcccggggggctgctgagccgggggggccgccgggccgtGAGcgtcgccgtggggctggagggcGTCAGCATCATCGACCCCCGCGAGcag CACGTGCTGCTGACGCTGGCCTTCCCcgagctgtgctgggagctggtgggcgccgtggggccgggcgacGCCGTGGGGCCGGCggacgccgtggggcaggaggaggccgtGGGGCCGCCCCAGCTGTGGCTCGAGTTCGACGGCGACCACGAGGGCTCCCCCGTCAACCGGCTGCTGCGCGTCCTCTCCCCCCAG GCGGAGCTCATGAGCGCCCTCATCGAGTGCTGCATCGCGCTGGGGGGGGGcgacggccccggccccccccgggccccgctgcgGCGCCAGGACAGCGTCACCCGCCCCCGGCTCCAGCGGCTCAACACCATCGACTACGTCGACGACG ggcaggagctgcgGCGGGTGAAGCCCCCCCGGCGCACGGCCTCCTTCTTCGGGCGCCAGTTCTCGCACGGGGGGGCCACGCACGGGGGGGCCGCGCACGGGGGCACCTACACGCccgtgccggggggggccgcgctggagcagggctga